The following coding sequences lie in one Apium graveolens cultivar Ventura chromosome 3, ASM990537v1, whole genome shotgun sequence genomic window:
- the LOC141714624 gene encoding uncharacterized protein LOC141714624, whose amino-acid sequence MELIPRGQNEGADELDKLGSHREATLLGVVPLDIQRWPSVPEHEINNIRGSLGPTWMTPILAYIKEGSLPDKKNEARRIRYKVAHYVIYDMILYKRGFIVPLLKCIDEDECRYILREVHEGIYGNHSWGSSLAQKILRQATIGQR is encoded by the coding sequence ATGGAGCTTATCCCACGCGGACAGAATGAAGGCGCGGATGAGCTGGACAAACTGGGCTCTCATCGTGAGGCCACTCTGTTAGGGGTCGTTCCCCTTGATATACAGAGGTGGCCTAGTGTGCCCGAACACGAGATTAATAATATCAGAGGCAGTCTTGGCCCAACATGGATGACCCCTATCTTGGCTTACATAAAAGAAGGATCGCTTCCAGATAAGAAGAATGAGGCAAGGAGAATACGGTACAAGGTAGCTCACTATGTGATATACGATATGATTCTATATAAAAGAGGGTTCATCGTGCCCCTCCTCAAGTGCATAGATGAAGACGAGTGCCGCTATATCCTGAGGGAGGTCCACGAGGGCATTTACGGAAATCACTCGTGGGGTAGTTCTCTAGCTCAAAAAATCCTCCGTCAGGCTACTATTGGCCAACGATGA